The Carnobacterium divergens nucleotide sequence TCTATTTTCTCATCAATTAGATTATAATAGAAAGAGGTACTTATCTTTGTAACGGGAAGGTGACATCATGGCAAAAAAGAAACATTTACAAGTTATTCTTGGTTTATCTATGCTTGCAGGAATTACCGGCTCATTCTTTTTAAAAAATCAAAAAGTTCAAGCTCCTACGCTTTCAACTAAATCTAAATTTATCGGATCTTGGAAAGGTCATTTTATCAATCAGTCAACCGAAACAATTTTAGAGATTTCACCCAAAATGGAATTCTTTTTAAATAACCTCCCCATTGAAGGGCATTTATTAAAACAAAGTAGTTCTAAACTTATTTTTGAAGATCACTATGGCTATCAACTTATTTTTACTTTAACAAGCAACGATACGCTAGATCTTTATGACGATGCCGAAGAAAAAATTTACGCGCTTCAACGTGTTGTCGCTAACCAAATAGAAAATGAAAGTTAAAAAGCGCCTCTCTGTTCTAGAGTAGCGCTTCTTTTTATTCTACAAGTTTCGTTTGGTAAATACGGCTACTTTCGCCCCAAGGATGGTAACCTACTCCTACATAGTCAAATTGATACTTTTCATAGTAAGAGGTATGGTCTGTACATAAATACAATGTTTCAAACCCTAATTTTTTAGTTTCAGTCTTAACATACTCAATCAACCATTCTCCATAGTTATTTCCACGAAATTCTTCTTCAATATATAGCCCGCAGAGCCATGGATATAAGTCCATCCGACTAATAAAATCATTTGGAATCAATCCTGCACACCCTACAATCGTCTCGTCTTTTAGCAATAAATACCATTGTGGCAACTTTGATGGTGATGTGAGACAAGAGGTAATGCAGTCTTCGTACAACAAATTCGTCTCTTCACTTCCCCACTTTTCTTGAAAGTAGCAAATGGCTTTCTCCGCATACGCCGGATTCTCTCTAATCGATACATACTTCATTTTATTCTCCCTTCAACTTTCAATAGCGACCAATTCCATCTTCATTCCTTCTGGATCTTGGAAATACAAGGCATAGTGATGAGGCCCGCCTGCAAATGGATACTCATCATCGTACAAAAGCGTTCCACCAAAGGACGGTATCTGTTTTCTTAAAGTATCTACTTGTTTTTTTGTTTCAGTTGCAAATGCGACATGGTTCAAACCGATCCCACCTTTTACGTAAGGCGTTTCAATCATTTTACGCTCTCCAATTGAAATCACAAAATAAAAGTTTTCTTTTTTCCAGCTGATCCCCGTAGCCCAATTTTGGTATTCTTGATACCCTAAGGCTTTTAAAAATTGGCTCCAAAAGGCTGTTTGCTTCGGCAAATCTTTGACGTATAAATCAAGATGATGTAACATTTGATTCCTCCTTTTAGCCCCATTTCTTTTTAGTATAACAAAAAAACAAGATAAAACCATTTAGGTTTTATCTTGTTTCAAGTTTAGTCTTCTAAAGCTTGTAATTTTTGATTGTCATCAAGTTGTGAGACATCCTCTAAATGTCTTTTTTGTAACCAGTTCATTGAAAGGAATAATAATCCACTGAAGACAACGAAGATTGCCAACAAGATCAATGCGCTACTTACAAAGACACCTTGTCCTAATCCACCACTGATTGCTTCTCTAAATCCATAAATTGAATGAGACATTGGCAAGTATGGGTGAATCGCTTTGAAGAAGTTATTTGTTAATGGAATTGGGAATGTACCACCAGCTCCACCAAGTTGAACAATTAATAAGACCATTCCGATGAAACGTCCTGGGTTATCAAATGTCATGGCTAACGTCATAATCAAGAACATGTAAGCAATTGAGGTTACGATTGCCATTGTCATAAATTGTGCTACAGACTCAACATGTAAGCCTAATGCTAGGATTAAGCCTGCTTCAACCACTGCCATTGCAACTGCTGCAACTAAACCGATTGAGAATTTGCTTAACCACCATGAGAAGCTTGATTGACCTGTCATTGAAATTTTACGGATTGGGAAGATAAAGTTGAAGACTAACGCTCCAACATATAAAGCTAATGATAAAACGTATGGAGCAAGAGCTGCACCGTAGTTTTCAACATGGCTGTATTCTTTATGAGTCAATTTATCTGGACTCGCAAGCATATCGAAGGTTTTATCTGTTGCTGTAATTCCGTTTACTTCTTTAGCACCATCTTTTAATTTAGATGATAATTCTTTTGTACCGTCTTTTAGGGTTCCTAAACCAGTACCTAATGTACCTGAACCGTCAGCTAATTGGCTTGAGCCTGATTGGATTTGTGTTGACCCATCAGCTAATTGACCAATCCCGCTATTTAATTGTGGAGAGTTTTCAGTTAATTTAGCTGTTCCTTGTGCTAATTGACTTGAGCCGTCATTTAGTTGAGTCACGCCACTGATTAAGTCTGGTAATTTACCAGAAATTTGACCGATTCCGCCGTTTAGAGCGTTGGCTCCACTGTTAAGAGCGCTAGAGTTTGCTGTTAATTGTTGGCTTCCTGATTTAAGGGATGCTACACCATTTGTGTAAGCATTGATTCCTGAAACCAAACCAGTATCACCTTTTAATCCATTTTGGATTTGACCTAAACCTGGTGCTAGTTGTTGATCTAAAGCCGTTTTAATATCAATTAAACCTTGCGTTGCAGATGTAGCACCTGGTAAAGCTACATTTGAAACTGCTGCTAATTTATCGACCCCTGCTTTTAATTGACTTAATTGGGCAGTTAGGCCTGCTGCTAATGTTTGAATATCTGCTCCAGTTGCTTGAGTAGCTTCCCCTGCTGCTGCTGCTTTTCCACCAATTGCTGTTGCTTTTTCACCAATTGCTGTTGCTTTTCCACCAATTGCTGTTGCTTTTTCACCAATCGCTGTTGCTGTTGCTCCTTGCGTTTGTGCTTGCGTACCTAATTCAGTTTTAACTGCATTATCTAATTCTTGTTTTTCAGCATCTGATAAACTTTGATAAGCTGCTGTTTTTTGAATGGCTGTTACTGTTTTTGTTGGATTTTCTTGGATTTGATTACCTAAGTTTGTTAAATCGTCTCTAATTCCATCTTTGTTTGTTAAATCTTCTTTAATTTCACCTAAGTTTGTTTCAATAGTTGTTAAATCTTCTTTAATTCCGCCTAAGTTTGTTCCAATAGTTGTTAAATCTTCTTCAATTTTTGATTGATCAATTGTTCCACTATTTGCTAATTGAGTTTGCAATTCATCAATACCATCATTTAATTTAGGCAATACTTTAATCAATTGAGATAATTCAGCTAGTTTTTTGGGGTCAATTTTGTTAGACATTTCTTGAACACCATTTGCTAGTTGATCAACACCACCGTTTAATTGTGCAACACCTGCTTGTAATTTGCCATTGTTTGCAACTAATTGATTGCTTCCATCGGCTAACTGACCCACACCTGCTGTATAAGCGCCAACGCCATTTGCTAAGGTTTGTGAACCGTCGCTTAATTGACCGACACCTGCTTGAAGGGGTCCAACGTTAGAAGCTAATTGTCCGATTCCATCATTTAATTTGGTTGCTCCTGAATCAAGTTGAGCCACACCGTCTGTATATTGATTTAAACCGACTTCTAGTTTTTCTGCACCTTCGCTGAAGGTTACGGTACTTGATGCTAATTTTTGTAAGTTTTCTGTGATTTGTTTGTTTCCATCAGTTAATTGTTTTGTTCCGTCATCTAGTTTTTTAGAACCATCTGCCGCTTGTGTAAAGCCGTCTCCAACTTTTTCAATTTGACCGAAAATGGATTCTGCATAGGCTTTTGTTACGTTAGCTGAAACTTCGCTTTTTAATTGCTTAGCCGCCGTCTCGCCAATAACTTCACCGATATAGTTTAATGAGCCATTTGTTTCATAAGTGATATTCATTTTCTTTGGTTCTTTGTCTAATAGTGTTGAAGCATTTTTAGAAAAATTCTTTGGTAACGTCACGACCATATAGTACTTACGATCTTTAATACCTTCTTTAGCGGCTTTTTCTGAAACGAAATGCCAATCTAATAAATCATTTTTCTTTAAATTCTCAACTAGTTGATCCCCGACATCTAATGTTTTCCCTTGATAGTCGACTGATTCATCTAAGTTTACAACTGCAACAGGTAATTCACCTGTTTTACCATATGGATCCCACACTGATTTCAAGAAGAATCCTGCGTATAAGATAGGAATAAACATAATCACGACAAATGAGATTAGTAATAATTTATTGCCGGCAAGTTTTTTCCATTCATTTTTCATCATTTCCATTGACGTTTTTCAACACCTTTCTTAGTAACCCTTTTTTTTCAGCTAAATCGTTCCAGTTTAAAACTGGAATTTCACGAAGACCTAACGTTTCTTGGATCAACTCTTCAACTGTCTGCTTCCCTAAATAATCCGAGTAATACTTGTCCGCTTCGTGAAATACATCCATTAATACCAAATCTCCTTGATTGGCAACAGGCTGCATATCTTGAAATACCATGTTGATTAAACCTGTATTTGGATACGTGATCACAGGTCCTTCTAACGCTTCAATAATTTCCAATATCGTTATTTTTTCAGGTGCTTTCGCCAGTGAAAATCCACCATTGATACCTGATACTGATGTTACAAGATTATTGACTACCAACTTGCGCATTAATTTTTTCAAATAGGTTGGTGAGCCTTGTAACCGATAATTGATAATGTGTGAAGAAACGGGTATCTCTTGATCTTGGGTTGCTAATAACGCAATCACACAGACAGCTTGTTCCAAGCCTTTTGTCAGCTTCATGATTTCGCCTCTTTTCAGCTTTAAAATAATGTCTCTAATCAGATACATCTTCTATCCATTAGAGATATTCTATATCCATGAATAAATTTACTCCTTTTTGAACTAAATTGCAAGCATTTAAATCAACTTTTTTTATTTTTTTATGTATTTATAAAAAAAAGAGGTTAAAATCACTTTTTTTTGTGATTTTAACCTCTTTTTTAATCGATGGTTTCTACTTTGTCTGCTTCTTTTAAAATAGCACCCGCTGTTTGAAGAATATCAAAGGGCGTTTTTTCATTTGCCATCACAACAACGCCATCGTTGCCATCCTTTGAAATCAATATTAAACTATGATATCCACCAAGCACACCGTGGCTATATTTTGTTTTTTCTCCAAGGTACATGCCAAAACCGTAGGAAGATTCTGATGATCCTGGCGTTTGCATTTGATCTAAACTTGTTTTACTGATTAATTTCCCATCCACTAACGCTTGGTTGAATTTAACTAAATCGCCTGCTGTCATGTACATATTTCCAGCTCCAAATTCTTCAGACAGGCTTCCTTTGGTGATAGGAAGTGGCTGATAGGCTTGATTTCCTACTTTTTGGTAAGCTACCGTATGAAAGAGGGCCGTATCAAAGCTATCGTAAAAACCGGTATGGGATAAATTGGCTTTTTCGATAATGTTCTTAGTCACGTAGGTGCTATAATCTGTACCTGAAGCACGTTCAATGATTCCTGCTAATAAAATATAATCATCATCGGTATAGTGCCAGTGGCCGTTATTGACAATTTTTAGTTGATCTAACACCTCTTGAACTGCGCCATTGTGGGTCACTTGTTGCCCTGTTTTTTTCATTCCGACAATTCCTGATGTATGGGTTAATAATTGTTTGACTGTGATGACGCCGTTGTCGTTAATGGTAGGGTAATACTTTTTGATGGGATCGGTTAATTTTATTTTCTCTTCGTCTACTAGTTTCATAATCGCTGTTGCCGTAATGCTTTTTTCAATTGAGCCTATATAATAAAGGGATTGAAAAGTATTTAATTGATTCGTTTCTTTATTCGCATATCCGTAGCCTTTGTTTAACAAGACTTTCCCATTTTTTATGACGAGTAACGTTCCGTTAAATTCTTTTGATTGAATCAAGTTTTCAATTTTTTTCGTTAACTCAGGGGTTTTATCTCCACTATTTGGGTTATCAAGATCTGGTGCTAACTTTTCTGGTTCATTCGTGTCCAGCGCTAAGCCATTTTCTTTCAACTTGTAGCGTCCTATCTTTAAATGTGTAGGGCTTGCGGCGAAACTCTCTTTTTTTGTCGCTGTTACCAGAACTGCTCCACCTATAATAACTAAACTTAATAATGCCATTACTAGAAGAATTTTCCGCATTTTCCTCACCTCTAGCCCCTATTATAAACTCAATTCTTCTATATCATTACTTAAATTTTTTTAAAATTTCTTTACATCACTAAGTGTACTAGTTATAATAGTACACATAATACAAATAACGAATGCACAAAAGGAGTCTGACTATGATTAAAATCGATCCCCGCAGCCCTCATCCTTACTATGAACAAATCATATCAGCAATTAAACAACAATGTTTGGCAAAAGTATTATTGCCTGGTGATAAGCTTCCTTCTGTACGTGAAATGGCTGGAACTATTTTAGTAAATCCAAATACAATCAGTAAAGCTTATCAGGAATTAGAACGTCAAGGCGTGATTGAAACGTTACGAGGCAAAGGAACGTATATAGCGGAACGACAAGCAACTCCCTTAAATAAGGAATTAGAATTAAAACTTCAAAAACAATTGGAAGAATTTTGTTTAGAAGCACTCTACTTGGAAATTCCCAAAGAAACATTAACCAAGTGGATTGAAGACAACTATCAAAAACTAAAAAAGGAGTAGACCCTATGGACATCCAACATTTATCAAAAAAGATTAGTCCCTCATTTTCATTAAGCGCTATTACATTCACTTTAAAAACAGGGGAAATCACGGGGCTGATTGGCCGCAACGGAAATGGAAAATCAAGTTTATTTAAAACAATGGTTGGACTTTACCAAAAAGATACTGGAGCAGTTTTAATTGATGGTCAGGAAATTGAACACTTTACTGAACAAAAAGAACATGTTTTTTTACTACAAGATTCGATTGCCTATTTTGATTCATTAAAATTAAAAGAAATCAGCGCTTACTACCAACTTGCTTATCCTCGTTTTAATCACGATTTATTTCAACGAGAATTAAAAAAAATTAAACTGACATTAGATGAACGTTATGGAAAATTATCGAAAGGGACAAAAACAATGGTTCGTTTGATTAGTGCTTTTGCTACTGGAGCCACTTACCTTTTTTTAGATGAACCTTTAGATGGACTAGATACAATTCAGCGCAAGCGGGCATTAGGTTTTATTTTAAAGCAGGCTACATCCACTCAGGTTAGTATTTTAATTGCTTCTCATCAACTTCAAGAATTAGAATCAATTGCCGATCGTATTTTAGTCTTAAAACAAGGTTCTTTAGTGAAAGATTTTTATTTAGAAAGATTACGTTCAACTGCTATTAAAGTTCAATTTGTTTTTGTAACAAAAGAGATTCCTTCTATTATCAGAGAAAACGCTACACTTTTATCTGTTGAAGGACGTGTTTTAACTTACTTATTTGAAGAACTGCCTCAAGAATTAGAAGAAAACATTAAAGAAACGAAACCTGTCTTATTTGAACGACTTCCTGTTTCGATTGAAGATATTATCCG carries:
- a CDS encoding GntR family transcriptional regulator → MIKIDPRSPHPYYEQIISAIKQQCLAKVLLPGDKLPSVREMAGTILVNPNTISKAYQELERQGVIETLRGKGTYIAERQATPLNKELELKLQKQLEEFCLEALYLEIPKETLTKWIEDNYQKLKKE
- a CDS encoding DUF4828 domain-containing protein, translating into MAKKKHLQVILGLSMLAGITGSFFLKNQKVQAPTLSTKSKFIGSWKGHFINQSTETILEISPKMEFFLNNLPIEGHLLKQSSSKLIFEDHYGYQLIFTLTSNDTLDLYDDAEEKIYALQRVVANQIENES
- a CDS encoding ABC transporter ATP-binding protein codes for the protein MDIQHLSKKISPSFSLSAITFTLKTGEITGLIGRNGNGKSSLFKTMVGLYQKDTGAVLIDGQEIEHFTEQKEHVFLLQDSIAYFDSLKLKEISAYYQLAYPRFNHDLFQRELKKIKLTLDERYGKLSKGTKTMVRLISAFATGATYLFLDEPLDGLDTIQRKRALGFILKQATSTQVSILIASHQLQELESIADRILVLKQGSLVKDFYLERLRSTAIKVQFVFVTKEIPSIIRENATLLSVEGRVLTYLFEELPQELEENIKETKPVLFERLPVSIEDIIRSQSTKDPDYQMMNQEEC
- a CDS encoding GNAT family N-acetyltransferase, giving the protein MKYVSIRENPAYAEKAICYFQEKWGSEETNLLYEDCITSCLTSPSKLPQWYLLLKDETIVGCAGLIPNDFISRMDLYPWLCGLYIEEEFRGNNYGEWLIEYVKTETKKLGFETLYLCTDHTSYYEKYQFDYVGVGYHPWGESSRIYQTKLVE
- a CDS encoding serine hydrolase domain-containing protein; its protein translation is MRKILLVMALLSLVIIGGAVLVTATKKESFAASPTHLKIGRYKLKENGLALDTNEPEKLAPDLDNPNSGDKTPELTKKIENLIQSKEFNGTLLVIKNGKVLLNKGYGYANKETNQLNTFQSLYYIGSIEKSITATAIMKLVDEEKIKLTDPIKKYYPTINDNGVITVKQLLTHTSGIVGMKKTGQQVTHNGAVQEVLDQLKIVNNGHWHYTDDDYILLAGIIERASGTDYSTYVTKNIIEKANLSHTGFYDSFDTALFHTVAYQKVGNQAYQPLPITKGSLSEEFGAGNMYMTAGDLVKFNQALVDGKLISKTSLDQMQTPGSSESSYGFGMYLGEKTKYSHGVLGGYHSLILISKDGNDGVVVMANEKTPFDILQTAGAILKEADKVETID
- a CDS encoding Rrf2 family transcriptional regulator, whose amino-acid sequence is MKLTKGLEQAVCVIALLATQDQEIPVSSHIINYRLQGSPTYLKKLMRKLVVNNLVTSVSGINGGFSLAKAPEKITILEIIEALEGPVITYPNTGLINMVFQDMQPVANQGDLVLMDVFHEADKYYSDYLGKQTVEELIQETLGLREIPVLNWNDLAEKKGLLRKVLKNVNGNDEK
- a CDS encoding YhgE/Pip domain-containing protein, whose protein sequence is MEMMKNEWKKLAGNKLLLISFVVIMFIPILYAGFFLKSVWDPYGKTGELPVAVVNLDESVDYQGKTLDVGDQLVENLKKNDLLDWHFVSEKAAKEGIKDRKYYMVVTLPKNFSKNASTLLDKEPKKMNITYETNGSLNYIGEVIGETAAKQLKSEVSANVTKAYAESIFGQIEKVGDGFTQAADGSKKLDDGTKQLTDGNKQITENLQKLASSTVTFSEGAEKLEVGLNQYTDGVAQLDSGATKLNDGIGQLASNVGPLQAGVGQLSDGSQTLANGVGAYTAGVGQLADGSNQLVANNGKLQAGVAQLNGGVDQLANGVQEMSNKIDPKKLAELSQLIKVLPKLNDGIDELQTQLANSGTIDQSKIEEDLTTIGTNLGGIKEDLTTIETNLGEIKEDLTNKDGIRDDLTNLGNQIQENPTKTVTAIQKTAAYQSLSDAEKQELDNAVKTELGTQAQTQGATATAIGEKATAIGGKATAIGEKATAIGGKAAAAGEATQATGADIQTLAAGLTAQLSQLKAGVDKLAAVSNVALPGATSATQGLIDIKTALDQQLAPGLGQIQNGLKGDTGLVSGINAYTNGVASLKSGSQQLTANSSALNSGANALNGGIGQISGKLPDLISGVTQLNDGSSQLAQGTAKLTENSPQLNSGIGQLADGSTQIQSGSSQLADGSGTLGTGLGTLKDGTKELSSKLKDGAKEVNGITATDKTFDMLASPDKLTHKEYSHVENYGAALAPYVLSLALYVGALVFNFIFPIRKISMTGQSSFSWWLSKFSIGLVAAVAMAVVEAGLILALGLHVESVAQFMTMAIVTSIAYMFLIMTLAMTFDNPGRFIGMVLLIVQLGGAGGTFPIPLTNNFFKAIHPYLPMSHSIYGFREAISGGLGQGVFVSSALILLAIFVVFSGLLFLSMNWLQKRHLEDVSQLDDNQKLQALED